Below is a genomic region from Phalacrocorax carbo chromosome 10, bPhaCar2.1, whole genome shotgun sequence.
AGTCAGTGTCAAAGGCATATCTCCCAAATCACAGCCTAGCCTGGGTCTGTTAGGGCTGTTCCTCCTTTCCATGTGTGTAGGGGACAGCTTTCCTGCAAAGTGCCCTGTGGCTCTGCCCATGGAGTGTGTGGTCCCCATGGGGTGGCTGATGCATGTTTTCTTGGTGCTCCCAGAAGAGCTCAGGTGTTCAAATACTCACATGAGCCATCCCaaggaataatttaatttaatcccCTTTTTACCATCTTCTCCCCTACTCTGGCAAAGCAAGAGCCAGGCAGATCTGCATGATTTTTGAGGTCAGAACTTTGTTCTTGGataaaagtctttaaaaaactcaaaaaacccccaccccaaagccacaaaaaaacagtgggagaaagagaaggagaaaggaacaAGCCTGGGAATCTGGCTCTGCACTTTGCCCCGGCTGCCTGGGACAAGGGCCTCTTTGTTTCTCTGGCCGGAGCATGCTGCACTGGCCCTTTTCAGTCTCCCTCCCTGGGAAAGGGGCCAGGGGGAAACAGGCACAAGCAGGGCAGGCAAAAACCCTGGGGCTGCAGTGAATAACTCCTGCTCAGACCTCCAGGCCCCCATCTTCATATAGCCGGTCCATATAGCATCTGCCAGAAATGGTAACCTGGAGAAAGAGGTGCCTGGGAAACCCTCGGGTATCTGCTTCCCATGCACCAACCCTGAAAATGAACATGCTCATGTTCCTGCTGTACAGGAGGTTTTAAAGATTCCTGTGTCTATTGGACTTTGCAATCCTAAAGCACCTGCTAAAACCCATTGAAGACCCCAGCCAGGGTGTAATCACCTGCCCGCGGCTTCCTGGGCTGGCCATGTTGAGTGAGCCACATCACTATGGCTTTGCTGGGTCCCTGGGTGGGTGGCAGCATAGGCTGGAGGCTGTTGGGGCCAAGCCGCTGTTGTCTTATCCTATGCCAGGAACACTGCCAGCGTGTCCCCAAGCATACAGGTGCAATGACAAGGAGCTGGTGATGAACATGGATTCagccagcagggcaggagaCTTGCTGCAGGAATCAGATCTAAGTTTGGggtggtgttttctttcttctccataTTTTCTTGCATTGAAAAACCCCAgagctctgcctggctgccagcaATACTCTTCTCCTGACCCCAATCACACAGAGCCGGAGCTGGGAAACACGGAGCAGCCACCCCTGGAGCTCCCAGTTTTCATCAGCTCTAAGATGAGTTATGGGTTCCCTCCCTGAGTgtgtctgtctgcctgtctgTCTGTGATGGAGTTCAGATTTGAGGCTGGTTTTGCACACCAGTATGGCAACTTTCTTCAAGCTGAGAGTGATGCAGcgctccccgccccgcacccATGCCAGTGTGCACAGGGATGACGTGAGATGGATGGATGCTTGGCATCCATGAAGTCccaggagagaagagaaggtgAGGAAATGGCCTCTGCACCCTGGAGAGCAAGGTGCTGCAGGGCACCCGGGGACTCATCCTGCCCTGCCAGGAGATATGCAAACACCGGCTGCTCCCATGCTTGtttgcccagctctgctcctgagcacaGAGGGCAATGAAAATGTGCCCAGCTAGCCCCAAAATGCAATGTTGGCTGCTTCAGGAGGGCCTGACTGTACCCAGGCTGGCCCAGCGCTTTGCAGCCAAGTCCCACATCTGCTATGCTCCATTTCCCATCCTTCACAAGATGATGCTTATTAGAAAGTGGGATAGGAAAATGAGAATGATCTCTTCCCAGGTCAAAAAAGAGATCCTCCTTAAGGCTATTTCTCCCTTCAGAAAAAGCAGGCGTTTGCAGTGTGCCGCACCAGCATGCCTTTGGGCTTCAGGGACACACGCGCTGTTCGACCTCATCCCATGGGGATGGCAGGGGTGGCCCTTCTCAGCCTCTCCATCCCTGTACCAGACCTAGGGATGATATTTGCACCCAGATATCCCTTCCCAAAGGGTCTGGGTGCCCCTCAGCCCTGGGGTGGGCCTGTGGTAACCAGCCCTGCCGCTGTTCCCCATCACTGCTCTGAAGAGCGAATGCCAGAATGGAGGGGAGACAGCATGGGGCtttgttaaaacaaataaattcaaGGAAAAGGCCTCTTACATGTTTCCTCAGCAACCACAACGTCATGTGGGATGTCTGGgcttccccctcctcttcttattattaaaagggaaaagaaagggaagcagaaagTGAAGGGGAGCTGGGGACAGTCTCCTGGCAACACTGGGGGCAGTGATGTCCTCCTGCCAGGGGGACAGGGCTCCAGCCCGGGCAGCCTGGCCAGCCCGTGTGGCTGGAGCAGTGGGATAGAGAGGGCATCCTTGGTCTCCCCTGGGATGGAGGTGACGGCATGCCAGGCATGGCTGTGTCCCCAGGGATGCCTGACTGCTTCCCAGCTGTGGCAGCCTTGCTAAGCCCTGATTTACCTAGCGTGATCCTTGATTTGCAGAGTGGTGGGAGTTTAATTCCCTCTGTTTCCCCATCTTAATTCAAGATATATTTTGGTGATGATGAGCACGCTTCTTTCCCCAGTGCTGGGTtcggctgcaggcagggcaggggctggggacacAGTGTCCATGCGGGCTGTCACTGCCGCCTGCCGGGGAGCGCCTTGCACACCCGAGCCTGCTGTGGCCACACTCCTCCCACACTTAAAGCCTTGTTATTTGAGCTATTTAATCCATCCTGACTCACTTTTAATAGATAGCAGTGAACGACTCAGGCAGTGGGTCTGAGCAGGCAGATGGCAGAGGAGTCCACACAGGCATGGGTGGCTCAGGGATGGGGAGAAGGCACTTTTACTGCCTTTCCCAGTGCCCCAGACTGAGGGGTTACCCTGTGCCCAGCAGCAAGGTCCTGCCAGCCCCTAAGCACCCTTGATGGGCACAGCTCAGCTGTGAAATGCGCCGCAGATGGTGCCGGAGCTGAGAGCAAGCGGGGTCAGAAAGCAATTAGCCCAGGTCCTGCAGGGCAGCCCCGCTGGCGCCAACTCAGCTGGGCCTGAcctgagctgcagcagaaatgTCTTTAAGTCCCTGATTACCAGGAGCAGCCAGGGGAGGATCACTCTCTCTTTGCTTGTTTCTCATTCCCTTTGTATAAGCCTCCACTGCTGGCCCCTGCCAGAAGAGGATGCTGAGCAAGGCAGCACTTTGTTCCAACCTGTTATCATGGATGCACATTTAATTTGCCTCTTAATACAGCGTTATGTACCTTGCAATGGACTAGTCAAGCCCGACACATTTTTTATCACTGTGTGTTGATCCGACAGGGGAAATCAATATGCTCCTCCAAATGCCAAGAGCAAGCTGATACCTCAGActaagagaaacagaaataaagatacAGAGTTCCAAGGGAGTACGGCAGGGTTTCCCCCTGCAGCAATCTGTGCGGGGACATGTGTCCCCCACGGATAGGAGATGCATGTGGTACCCAGAAACCATCGCAGGGATGCCCTCGTTGGAGACGGGCACACTGCTGTGACATGAGGGTGTCACTGCCGGATGGGTCATAGACCCGTAGCCACATGCCCTCTTCTCCgctgccggggctgtgctggtccGTTTCGTCTGGGGCAGATGGGCTGTAACCAGATCATGTTGTTAGATGGTGTCTCAGGTTTTCCACCTGTGAAATGAAGATGGTGAGAGATGCCAGTGTCACAGAAGCTGGCAGCTGGACAGGCCACTGACTGTCAGCTGTGCTCCATCCCGGGACAGACTGGGAAATGCTCCAGACCTTATTGATCCATCCTTGAAGCAGCTTCCCCTGTATCCTTCTCACCCCTGCCCTGTCTGCCctctcctgccagcagcagcaggcagagctggctccTAACTTCTGCTTTCCAAGTGatggcagctgctgggaaatgCTTCAGCCTGAGCTGTAGCTGAGCAAGACCTAGGGCCCTGGCATTTGGGGCCAGCCAGATGGACAGGCTGTGCCCAGTGCTGGGGTCACtttctgcagggcagctggAGCAAAGGTGAGCCGAGGTGGGGCTCCAGGCTGGAAGGGTGGTGGGTGTCCCTGTGCAGACCCCTCTAAAAGGGCTTTCCCCCAAACCCCATCCCCTGAGCATgtttctctccctgcttcttGCTGCAGGTTCATGAATGACCGTGTCCCGTCCAACCGCAGGTACCAGCCGACAGAGTACGAGCATGCAGCGAACTGTGCTACCCACGCAGTgagtccctgtccccatcccagggcaAGGGAAGATGGTGCTCAGGTCTTCAGGGATCCCCTAAGGAACCTCAAGGCACAAATAAAATGTCTGTGTTCAgtcctggagcagctgctgaaggTCTCGGGGCTGTGACGAGGCAGATGTGCCCCAGGTGTTTCTGGGGAGCAGGGgtgctctccctcctgccctgggaaACTCCTGTGCATCTCCTTTGCTGTCACCCACCATGGCCCCATGTACTGGGGAAACCAGCCGTGGGCTTAGTGGAGCAGGAGTATTTTGCAACGCTCCCTGAAAACTGAGTGTTTTCACAGCAGGAACGGTGACAGGGGCCCCATGAGGCTGCATatgcagcagcaggggcaagTGCTCCCCACATCAGGGTTTCCCTTGGGAGCTGGCAGCTCCCACTCTGAGCCCTGGGAGATGACTCAGAGGTAGCCATCCTCCTTgtgccttcctcttcctccctacCTCCACCTGGAGAAGCTATTTTGGAGCTGCACCATGCAGGGGAAGATCCTGCCCGGCTGGTGTGGGTGGCCAGCTTGCCTCACTGAGTGGTAGCTTTGAcaggaagcaaaagaaacatctaaaaggaaaagcagacacTGTATTGTAGCTGCTCAATGGAAACACAGAGAGTCGAGAGTCAACAACAGGTTTGCCTCTCCCTTCCAGTTCTGGATCCTGCCCAGCATCCTCGGCAGCTCCATCCTGTACATCCTCTCTGACGACCAGTGGGAAACCATCTCAGCCTGGATCTATGGCTTTGGCTTGTCCAGCCTCTTCATCGTCTCCACCATCTTCCACACCATCTCCTGGAAGAAGAGGCATCTCAGGTACCAACTCTGATCGCTTGAGGCTCAGGAAGTGGGAGAGGGTCCAGAGGCCCCTGGTGCTGCAGGCTCTGacccatctgtctgtctgtcctgcaggACCGTGGAGCACTGCTTGCATATGTTTGACAGGATGGTGATCTACTTCTTCATTGCGGCATCGTACGCTCCCTGGTGAGTTACTGGTGGATGGGGGCCTCACTGGAGGGGAGAAAATCAGCCCAGCTCCAACAAATAGGGTTTCCCTCTTTGGCTTTGGCTCTGTTTGAGGCTGTACCCTGCCCCTTTTCACAAAAGCCTTCCTATCCCATACATTTCAACACCTTTAAGTTGAAGTTACAAGCTGGGAGGACCCTTTGGTGGCACAGCCATGGGGGTGAGGGCAGCATTTCCCCTGGTACCTCGCTGCCCACAGCGTGGACAAGGGTGCTGCCTTGGACCCCCCTCACCACAGACCTGGCTCTTGCAGGCTGAACCTGAGGGAGTTGGGTCCCTGGGCTTCCCACATGCGGTGGATCATCTGGATCATGGCATCTATTGGGACCGTCTacgttttctttttccatgagCGGTGAGTGCCTTTACCTGGCCCTGCGTTGGTGGCTATCAcagagctcagctcagctctgccagcccttCTTAATGCCCTGACGGTAGTCGAGCTGCAGGGGAGAGCAAGAAAGATGGAGATAGACAGGCAGACAGATAGGTACAGGgaccctgggcagcctcttggCCAACTGTCAGTGGAGGGCACCCTTGTACCACGTCCTTCCTCATCTGCACCCTGTTTTTAGAAGCTCTGGTGGCAGGGATGTGGGAGCAGGGACGTGTTGCTGTGAGTTGCTTCTTCCACACGGTGGCACCAAATAGAAAGCAAAAGGCTCCAGATGTCTCCCCTGCCACCCTGAAGCCCCAGGTGCCTGGCCCTGAGTTGGTGGCTGCCAAGCCAAGGTGGGGGCCCATCACCCCTGGTGCAGGGTGCCAGTCCTATCAGCTCATGCATGAGGTCGTGGGACATGCCGTGGTGGCACCCCTTTTCCTGTAGCACGGCAGTGGATGTTGCAAACATAAAACTCCATGCTTCCTCCGCATCTGCCTCCCAGCAGCTTCTCTGTTGGTCGCAGGTACAAGCTGGTGGAGCTGGTGTGCTACGTTATCATGGGATTCTTCCCTGCCTTGGTCATTCTCTCCATGGTAAGCCACCGCTGGGACGCACGTGGGCTCAGCATGAGTGACAAGTCCAGAGGGTTAGCGTGGTCCAGGCTGCATGATGGATAACGCCATCCTCAAATATGACATGGCCTGGCTCTGTTTTGCAAATGATTCAGGTGCCCAGCGGCTACCACATGCATCTCCAGCAGACCTGCACGGGCTCTGTTGTGTTGAAATCCtcccagcaaagcagggctgctGGGTCCCCACTGCCTTGCTGGAAGGGAAGGTGTAGCAGAAGGCAGAGCAAGggtcctgcctgcaccctgcagcTGGTATTGATAGAGTCATGGGGAAAAGGCAGGTGTGCTGTGGCTGCCGCTGAGCCCTGCCTCCCTGCTTGCTCCCAGCCCAACAGGGATGGCCTCCTGGAGCTGGTGGCCGGTGGACTCTTCTACTGCCTGGGCATGGTCTTCTTTAAAAGTGACGGCCGCATCCCCTTCGCCCACGCCATCTGGCACCTCTTTGTGGCCATCGGAGCTGGCATCCACTACTACGCCATTTGGAGGTACCTTTACCGGCCCAGCACGCTAGAGACTAAAACATCCCGGTAGATGCCTTAAAGACATCGCTTGCACCAACTGGCACATGGAGGCATGGAGGGGAGCGGAAAGGCAGCCTGAGCCGTGGGCTCGCCCCGAACCACCTGCTCACCCCATGGGCAGCAGCCGCTGGTGCCCTTTCCACAGAGACAGGACAGCCTCGAGGTTCATTTTaaacaggtttttcttttttaacttgggagctgtttaattttttaggCAAGGGTTTTGTAACATGGTGACCGACCAACAGGCTGTGGGAGATAAGGGAGTGACCGCTTGCCAAGGTCTCAGGGGGACCTCACTCACCCACCTCACCCCGAGCATCCCATGGGAGTGGGGACCTTGGCCCCACATGCCCCTGGCTAGTGACACCCTGGGTTTGGCTACTGAAGTCCTTAGCATGGGCCATCCAGG
It encodes:
- the MMD2 gene encoding monocyte to macrophage differentiation factor 2 isoform X1, with translation MFVSRVLDFQKTRYARFMNDRVPSNRRYQPTEYEHAANCATHAFWILPSILGSSILYILSDDQWETISAWIYGFGLSSLFIVSTIFHTISWKKRHLRTVEHCLHMFDRMVIYFFIAASYAPWLNLRELGPWASHMRWIIWIMASIGTVYVFFFHERYKLVELVCYVIMGFFPALVILSMPNRDGLLELVAGGLFYCLGMVFFKSDGRIPFAHAIWHLFVAIGAGIHYYAIWRYLYRPSTLETKTSR
- the MMD2 gene encoding monocyte to macrophage differentiation factor 2 isoform X2 encodes the protein MFVSRVLDFQKTRYARFMNDRVPSNRRYQPTEYEHAANCATHAFWILPSILGSSILYILSDDQWETISAWIYGFGLSSLFIVSTIFHTISWKKRHLRTVEHCLHMFDRMVIYFFIAASYAPWLNLRELGPWASHMRWIIWIMASIGTVYVFFFHERPTGMASWSWWPVDSSTAWAWSSLKVTAASPSPTPSGTSLWPSELASTTTPFGGTFTGPAR